The following DNA comes from Vairimorpha necatrix chromosome 5, complete sequence.
TGTGCGATACAGATGATTGTAGGGACCTTTGAGTCAGTACGATGATGTCTCTCCTCGGGTTATAGATAACCATGCCCGTTAAGTATATCCGCTGTGAGGTCACTCTGGACGCGATTTGAGGTATAAATGGAAAGTGTTCTCCTGGAGCCAAAGTCCAATGGATACGGCGGAGCTTGCTGCACCGGCAAGTTATACGGAGGGAGTTTTAGTGAGTAAGAATCTCACAGTACCAGTTGGAAAAGGATCACACCCAAATCCCTCTGGTCCCTATGTAAGGTTTCTCCCTACCTCTTACttgcaaagaaaaaaaaaaaaaaagcgCCAAATAATGAACAGactattcaaaaaaatacttcataaatttgtaataatttataaagacgACATGTTAATATGCTCTAAATCAGCAGAAAAACACATATCACACTTAGAGACTGAATTTAGAATAATAAGAGACATTGGATTTAAACTAAATACGAAGAAATGTAACATCTTTAAAACTTAAGTATAATTCCTAGGATACGAAATTTCAAATGGGGAAATGACGATACCAATAAAACAGAAAGCGAAAGCACTGGAATTTGCGAAACCAAAGACCAAAAAAGATGTCAGAGCATGGATGGAATTCACATAATTCTCTAGCcagtttataaaaaactacgCGGCCAAAATGGTATCACTACATGAGTGCATAAAAGGTTAGAAAAATGAACCTTTAACCTTTGGCGATAAGGCAAAGAAATGTTCAATTAAGtaaaacaagaaataattgAATCGGTAGTATTGACATAAAATATGGGGTTTACCAAAcgcaaaaaaaatgaggAAGAAACTTGCGAGATTGAGGCCGACTTATCGACCTCTGGAGTAAAAGAAAGTGTCAATTCACTAGTATTGGAAGGCTACAAACCAGAATGTGAAGTTATCAGCTTCCGCAAGGCTGCTATTCACACAGACCAagaattgataaaattctGGTTACGAACAGGGACTTTATTCAACAGAATAAAGATAGAAGAAGGCAGAAATTCCAACCAAAGGTACTGTGGGAAAGCTGGGCTGATGGCTAGCCTTGCTTCATATTGTAAGAGTTCACATGGAGTGACAAGTATTCATCAGGAGTACTTAGATGCCATCTGTGAAGAGCTCAATGAACAGAGATTCAAGCTTAAAAACTTGAAGAAGCAGCATGAGATTGAGATTTCCGTAATTTCGAAACCAACTCAACACACAAATTGATGCCCTAAAGGCTTCAAATGAAAGATTAGAGCAGAGAATTGACTTGATTCTCACTGCAAAAAAGGAGAGTGTGAAGAACCAATCACAAAAAAAGCTGATCGTACTgatcaaaaaaaggaaaaaggAGAAATTTGGTGTCTTCTCTAAAGCTCAAATAAAGGATCTTATCATCCAGTACCACTAATGTGTTTTTACGGAAGGTAACCGCTGCCGTAAAAGGAAACAGGAAATTgttgaataaaatattcttctaACAGAAAAGACGGAGAATGACTGGACAATCattcttaaaaattgtgATATGAAACCAAAGGATTCAAAAAAAGCTGATGCCTCAAAAACAGCAGATGCCAATAGGTTTGCCCCATTCCTAGAAGGCGTAGAAAAAAACTTCATCTGTGATACGAAACAGTTGAAAGTACCCGCTTTAAGTTCTAAaacttgtaaaaaaaaacactGAAAGATGATTTGTTACTGTCATCTATAAAAGGTTGTCCGAAGTCGAAATCTATGACTGAGCGCAAATCCAAGATGAAGAAAACTTCTTCATCTAAGGCACCTTCTTCTCACATTACGAGGAAGAAACAAACGAATTGGATAGATAAGCTATCCAGAGAAGAGTTGCTAGACCTAGCAATAAACGGAAAGAGGCTCAAAGACTGCAAATACAAAATTGTAGTCGCTCATGGTCCCCCTCGAGGGAAACACATTATTAGGGAGACCTGGGCCAAATTAATGGGCATAGAGGAAAAGAACATTCCGATAGTAAAAGACATTGAAGGCGAGGGCAGAATTTTTCTCATTAGAGATGAATTCTGCTTTCAAGCTGCAGAAGCTCTTGAGAACGCTTCAGAAAATGTAAGAGTATTAGTTGCCGAAAACGAAGTAGACAATTATATCTCTAGGAACAGATCAGCTTTGACTAAAATATTCTCCGATCTTCGTCAAAATTGGAGGAAGTATGTGTCTGTCGATAAGGCAAtaaaagttataaaaaacggTCTATCTGACAAGCCTACAGTAAGCCATGAAGAGTTCTTTCTATCCGAGTTAAACTTTGAACATCTCGGGAAAGACAGGAAAGTTGATAGTAAACATCACAATGAACAGTGATAAAAATgctattattaaaagatttttattaaataatatatattataataaaaaacaagttaTACGGCTTCTTGGCTGTACCAAAATTAATTGTCTACCCAACAATTCACCAAAAGTTAGTAACTTTACTAATAAAAGATATGGATGTAAACTGAGATTTAAATCTCATGTCTATATCATGGTAAAAGCTAGAATGCTGAGAACAAGCATTCAAAAGGGGTTGTGTCTAGTTAAAACAATGGCCAACCATATCAATGAAGAAGAACTCCGACAACAGTTAGACAGAGTGTCAACGGGATTATCGGACTCCCTTATCTATACCAGAAATCATCGCAGAAAAGATGCTAACTTCAAATTCTGCGTAGTCAGAAGGTCAAGAAAAAAGGAAATTTCTGAAGCCATGGATATACCTGGcctagaaatattaaaagaaattccAACTCGTGATAGGGCGGAGAATAAAAGAAGATGCAAGTCCATAGAGAAGGCCAAGCTCTATAGTCTTAACATCAACCATTTCTACGGAAAGAAGGAGGACTTGGAAATCCTCCTTAAAGTAGAAAAGCCAACAGTCTTGTGTCTTCAAGAAACTTGGAAGAAATCCTTAGGTTCTACGAGACTAGAAAAGTATATGGTGGTGGAGACACCAGCCATAGGAAAGAATCGGCCAGGTCTAATGACTCTAGTCAGAAAAGACGGGGCAGTAAGATGTTCCAAAAGGGGGATGACGACAATATTCTACAAACTGTCGTTGAATTCAAAACCAGTACGGGATGGACAAAGGTCTTAATAATCAATGTTTACGTTCCACAAGAGAGAGAGAGAGTTAAAGGCCGAAACTCTAAGTAAAGTAATTAACCTTCTTAGTATTGAGAAGGATAAAAGAAACTACAAGGAGATTGTAGTGGTGGGGGATATGAATACTAGTGATTCTTCCCTCAAAAAGAAGCTTGCTATCGCAGGGTTAAGCCCCGCAATAAACTATAACAGATTATCAGGGACAAGAATCCTGAGTGATGGACAAGTCTCTAAAAGACGTATTGATACGATATTTAGGGTCTTAATTCGGGACAACGAGAAAGTAACAATTTCTCGAAGATGGACGGTAAGTGATCATCTCTTGCTGAAGAGAATGATATCTCTTCCTTCTCCAGTGAGAGAACGGTCATTTGCCTACAATAGGAAGAAACTTGAGCATCCAGGAATGGAAGCTAAGCTTTCAAGAAAGTTGAATGAAAAAACATTCACACTAGATGAACTCTCTAGAGTTTTAAAAGACATTTGTATATCCTCCAAAATATACAGTAAAGTGGGGGCATTCAAAGGACTGCCCATCAGATGGAGACACGTAAATGtctttaaaagttttagaTATGCTACTAAGCGTATGCTAACGAATAGGTCCGTAACGTCTGTGCATATGTACATGTTACTGAAGGATAAGATTAAGGCAACAAAGATAAAAGTTCGGAAAGATCGAGCCAAACTTTGGGCCTTCAAGGGCATTGAGCTCTATAAAAGTAACAGATCCAGAGACTTCTGGAAATGGTTGAAAGGTTCTTCTAACGTCACTGTTAGATTAGACAATGTTTGCTTGAAAGATGTATCAGGCATGGCTCATAACGAGCATAAAAAGAAGTTAGAGATAGCCAATGACTTTTACGCTAATCTAGTTAACTCAATTTCAGACGTTGAAATTGTCATAAAAGGATATCGAAAGGGATACTCCAGAGAACATCTATGGAGGAATTATTGAGAGCCACTAATAACTGTGGCAACAACGGGGCAGCTGGGCCGGATAAAATTCCAACCGAGCTATACAAGGTACTACTTAAACCTAGTTTAGTAGATAAAAAGCTACCTCTGTTCCTTGTGAACGAGTTCAACATAATACTAACAGGAGACAGCCCTCCTGTTAGCTGGAGTGCTGCTGGCATGATTTGCCTTCATAAAAAAGTAGATGTGTCAGATCTCAACAACTATAGAGGAATTGCGCTAATTAACACAATAAGCaaaatttacttaaaaatagtAAACGACAGATATACACAGTttgttgaaaaaaataacattcttttttctttccaAGCCGGATTTAGAGAAGGAGATGAATGTATGAATCAGATTGCAATCTTGCTGGAagttattaaaagaaaacaattTCGAAGTCAACAAACATTTCTATGTTTTATTGACTTTGAAAAAGCTTACGACAATGTTAGCCATGAGCTACTATTTAATAAGCTATAAAGGTATAGTATTCcaagatattttataaacacaTTGAAAGATATCTATGGAAATACTAAGATGAGAATCCGTATAAACGGAGACACAAGTAGTG
Coding sequences within:
- a CDS encoding reverse trancriptase, translating into MKKTSSSKAPSSHITRKKQTNWIDKLSREELLDLAINGKRLKDCKYKIVVAHGPPRGKHIIRETWAKLMGIEEKNIPIVKDIEGEGRIFLIRDEFCFQAAEALENASENVRVLVAENEVDNYISRNRSALTKIFSDLRQNWRKYVSVDKAIKVIKNGLSDKPTVSHEEFFLSELNFEHLGKDRKVDSKHHNEHNFTNKRYGCKLRFKSHVYIMVKARMLRTSIQKGLCLVKTMANHINEEELRQQLDRVSTGLSDSLIYTRNHRRKDANFKFCVVRRSRKKEISEAMDIPGLEILKEIPTRDRAENKRRCKDKNPE
- a CDS encoding reverse trancriptase: MGFTKRKKNEEETCEIEADLSTSGVKESVNSLVLEGYKPECEVISFRKAAIHTDQELIKFWLRTGTLFNRIKIEEGRNSNQRYCGKAGLMASLASYCKSSHGVTSIHQEYLDAICEELNEQRFKLKNLKKQHEIEISNDWTIILKNCDMKPKDSKKADASKTADANRFAPFLEGVEKNFIYDLLLSSIKGCPKSKSMTERKSKMKKTSSSKAPSSHITRKKQTNWIDKLSREELLDLAINGKRLKDCKYKIVVAHGPPRGKHIIRETWAKLMGIEEKNIPIVKDIEGEGRIFLIRDEFCFQAAEALENASENVRVLVAENEVDNYISRNRSALTKIFSDLRQNWRKYVSVDKAIKVIKNGLSDKPTVSHEEFFLSELNFEHLGKDRKVDSKHHNEHNFTNKRYGCKLRFKSHVYIMVKARMLRTSIQKGLCLVKTMANHINEEELRQQLDRVSTGLSDSLIYTRNHRRKDANFKFCVVRRSRKKEISEAMDIPGLEILKEIPTRDRAENKRRCKDKNPE